A segment of the Solanum lycopersicum chromosome 9, SLM_r2.1 genome:
tttttcaatgcaagactttttttttctttgtgcaTTCTTTTTGGGGGAGAACAGacaaaactaatatatattgactatgaattttttttttctacgtAAACCAAAGGTCAAGAATAGAAATACTGAAAACCTTAGAAACTCTTACTGATAATATCTTTCGATAATTTGTCGCTAAATAAGATAATtaactataaaattatttagcTATAAAATTTATCTGATGTTAAGTAATTTATTTGTGTTATCGCGTTGTAATGAattcttctataattttttatttagttaataaagcttttgttttaattatattttttcagtcAAAAATTTACccgaaataataattttaactcatGAAAGATTCGTATACATTctattcttttattcttttcGGATCTCGTTTATgatattatacatttatattgtATTCATTCTATCATTTTAGTTAATAGAACCTTTATAATTTTTAGTGATAGTTTTATTGAGGATTCGTATGgctaaatttgattatttttttttttattgcggtgtttttatttacttattttttagtgtttacTAAGTTAGCAAACACTAGAAATTTAGAATGTTATTTATAAAACGTATGTTTACTACTTTCACCAGtgaagtcattttttttttaaagaaatttacttcttttcaaaatattttaaccaaccaaacataaaataaaaaataaaaaatattttagagaaaACATTTTCTTCCATACCAAATACACCATagattattatttcatttcttttgctAATTTTTACTCTCTCCATAATTCTATTATGAGGCTTAAAGTATACTTAGAGcccgtttggattgacttaaaagtcaATCAAATCAACTTTGAAGTCAGTTTTTAACTTTTCGGagtgtttgacaaatataaaattgacttaaaataagttacgaagtgtttgagaaaataaaattaaaaaaaaaaacttaaaataaataagaaaccaaaaaaaaaatctccccttattttttatttctgacttaaaaactattttttaagtcAATCTAAACGGGCTCTTGTGCTTTTGTCAAGTATATACAACACATAAAGGAATTTTTGGTAATCTTGGAACAGTTTATGATTCAacctaaaaatcatattaatatgcatcaataaccatttttttttaaattcaactaAAATAGGTTTTTGAAATGCACCAATTATGATTCAAATAAGTACAACTTTAAGAGCAACATGAATTGTGGTGCAATGAAAAAACTGTTTCACTCTTAACTAGAGGTCTCCTATTCGAGCCTCGAATATGAAGAAAATCTTGTCGAGCGCCACCTCAACGAACCGGCGTGATCCAAATTTGATCAAGGCTGGCACTGAATGTGCGAGCCAAATTTAATCGAGGCTCGAATGCAGGCTCTAGAAACACCGGAtggaaaccaaaaaaaaaaggcacAAGTTCAAGAAGAAacatccacagaattgagtatTTATGATGTATTAGCAACTATCTATGCAAATAGTAACTAAAAATATGATCTTTGTTCCATCAGCAAAAGGTTTCAAACTTAGAGAAAATAACTCTCACATCAAGAAATTATAAATGTGACATTTGACAAACTTATACACATTGGTGAATAAAATTTCTAGTTCCATTTCCTAGCATTGGTTCCTTTTCAGCTCCCTTTTGTTTGCATTTTCTCTTGTTTGTTAGAACCACACGACGTAATTACAGTCGAGGAACCATACCTCGATTTTTATATCACCACTCGTCATCAAGACTGGCGCGATGATAACACATGACTGTGCAGACAAATATGAAGAATGACACGAATTCGATGAACATTGCTCCCGTCTGGATAAGATCTGCATGTCTGAGAATAATGGGAATGGCAATGCTTCCCACAGCTGATGCCCCTGTTAAGAATTTAGCAGCATCCATCCAGCTGCAATGATGAAAAAACGAAAAGGCCTAAAATGAGAACAATTTGGTGAAAAGTACACAGCGAAAGACGAGAAAGTAACAAGAAAGGAGGAGGTCTTCGTAAAGTAAAACATCAAATCATAGATACTCGCGACATATATCTTGTTTGACCAAACTTTCAAAATCGACATTTTGTAAAGTGTTCTTTGTCAGAAGTGTATTTCAAAAAAGTACTTCAGAGAGAAGTGGTACAGTCTGGCTTACGTGCTCTAGCAACAACTCCTGCTACTACTCAAAAACACTCAGTGTTTCCTAAAATCTTGGTCAAATGCCAAATCTCTTAAATTAGTACGTTTAGCTTCATCTATTGGCAGGTGacagtttttttttgttgctaaAATGGCTTCATCGAGTGAAATTGAAACCTTTTATACCTCTCAACGACATCTTCCTAAACAGGCTAAAGGCTTTGTTCAACTAGACAAATGAAAATTCCCTTTCGGTTACTTAAAGTTGCCCTCATCTTTGAACGAATGGGCACTGAATAGGACTTTACTTCACATGATTCACATTCATAAAACAAGCCTAGTTGTACTAAGTACTGGTTTTCATCATAGAACAAGCAACAGATGATTCACATTCATGTTAGTGAGCGCAGCGAGGTAATCTTTTATCGGACCACATCTTCACATGTGCTCATTATCCGTATACCGTACCACTAACCAGTTTACCCAATATGCAATGTTTACCATATGAAAACTGATTTTATTAATCACTAACACTAACATGACGATTTTGGCAGATGGACAATCTCTAAACAATGATGTGACTGGCAAATTAGCAATCACCAAAtcctatatattatataagcaGCCTTCTGCAGTAATACTAGTCATGCACCCCAAGTAACTCAATATCGCACATCTGTACTACAATATTCATTTAAATTAGTATTATTTCACAAATATTCTTCAAGAAAAAAGGCGAATCATTTTATGAATGAAGCATGTACGAGAATCAAATACGATATCATATAAATCTCACAGAGTTTAAAGTGTACATGATCTAGAACATGACTTAATAGACGGATGGAAAATAATACAACAAACCATGACTGATGAAAAGGATTACAATGGGGTTGGGCTAATGAAATATAGTACCCCCCCCCCTCCCTTTTACATTTAACTCCCCCTCCTCACCCCTTTATTCGACATCAGAAAAGACAGTTTATCCTCAGTTTTCATTAGTAAAGAAAGCACGTCTTACACCAGTATGCAAGAAAATGCATGAGAGAAGGAGATTCAAACTTCTGCATATCGTAAAAGTGTCTTACCCCCCGCCATCTCGACTTATTAGGAACTGTGTGGATCCACCACCAAAGAATAAGCATGGCATGGGAACCACAACGTACATAAGAGCTGTCAAAACCAAGAAATCCTCTTAGTTAGCCAACAAATAGAGCTTACTCTGCTTAAGAAGACGAAATAAGCAAACTActtagattttatttctttcacaAACCTGATAACATTGGCCACCAATTGCTGTATAAAGCACAAGCCTACAAGAAACAATATTGAAGCAAAAGCATTACAATTAACTCTTTGGAGAAGATCAAAGAGGCACTGTTTCCTTTATCAAACAGAAAGATCATCTTGTATATGAGGTTAATGAGAAAGTAGTGATTGTTTAACTTATGACTACATAAGCAATACACTACATTCATTGGTACTTGCACAAACTTTGGAAATACAGGAGTTCAGACTCATAATGCAGGAAAAGGTTTATAAGACCTACCAGGATCTGTAACAAAATGCTGGACGAGAACATGAAGGCAAGCCCCGCAAGCCTGTAAAGACATTATATCAGAACACAGTTTACCAGAAATGCAGACCAAAGGCACATATTAGTTGAATCACTTACACTTTATCCAAGAAGTGAAAACCAGCAATTGAACCATAAAGATGATGCAGAAACCGGAAAATATCAAGTTAGTAATTGTATGAACATAATGAGATTCGTCAATGTGAAAGTTAATGAGCTATACGGAATTAGAAATATGATCAAATTAACTGTTTTCACGATAATATCATTTGTAAAAAGAAAACTCAAAAAGAAACATCAAGTAAATGAAGTAATGTCACTCTCTATTCACCGCAGTATAGCCAGATAGATCCAGTCTTACCTAGTACTTAGTAGCTTTATGAACAGTAAATTGAGTAGACTAATCAGTTCAAAAATTTATCGGAGTTTTATTGATTAACAAGTTGGATTGCGATTAATTACAAATTGAGTATCACA
Coding sequences within it:
- the LOC101245787 gene encoding vacuolar protein sorting-associated protein 55 homolog codes for the protein MFSSSILLQILACALYSNWWPMLSALMYVVVPMPCLFFGGGSTQFLISRDGGGWMDAAKFLTGASAVGSIAIPIILRHADLIQTGAMFIEFVSFFIFVCTVMCYHRASLDDEW